In Mercenaria mercenaria strain notata chromosome 13, MADL_Memer_1, whole genome shotgun sequence, a single window of DNA contains:
- the LOC123530550 gene encoding uncharacterized protein LOC123530550, whose translation MGDRACYSCGKGGHMARECPDGDRRGGGGRSREMTCYSCGGTGHMSRECPDKNQGGYDKNQGGYGRRSGGGACYNCGKEGHMARDCPEEQQQRRGGRGGGFGGGGGGACYNCGGAGHIARDCQGERQDGGRQQQRRGGGGGKCYECGEEGHFARDCQNKD comes from the exons ATGGGAGATCGGGCTTGTTACAGTTGCGGTAAAGGAGGACATATGGCTAGAGAATGTCCGGATGGCGATCGTCGTGGTGGTGGTGGAAGAA GTCGGGAGATGACCTGTTACAGCTGTGGTGGAACTGGACACATGTCTAGAGAATGCCCCGACAAAAATCAAGGTGGTTATGACAAAAATCAGGGTGGTTATGGAAGACGTTCAGGTGGTGGCGCATGCTACAACTGTGGCAAGGAAGGCCACATGGCTCGTGACTGTCCAGAGGAACAGCAGCAACGCAGAGGTGGCCGTGGTGGTGGTTTTggtggtggcggcggcggcgCATGCTACaa CTGTGGAGGGGCTGGCCATATAGCAAGAGACTGTCAGGGTGAAAGACAGGATGGTGGTAGACAACAACAAAGACGTGGCGGTGGCGGTGGAAAATGCTATGAGTGCGGCGAAGAAGGTCATTTTGCCCGTGACTGCCAAAATAAGGATTAA